Proteins encoded by one window of Rhodamnia argentea isolate NSW1041297 chromosome 6, ASM2092103v1, whole genome shotgun sequence:
- the LOC115741437 gene encoding probable auxin efflux carrier component 1c isoform X2: MITGSDFYHVMTAMVPLYVAMILAFGSVRWWRIFTPDQCSGINRFVALFAVPLLSFHFISSNNPFSMNLRFLAADSLQKLLILLALALWSHLSRRGSLDWSITLFSLATLPNTLVMGIPLLRGMYGPYSGDLMVQIVVLQCIIWYTLMLFLFEYRAARTLISNQFPGAAAASIVSIQVDPDVVSLDGSRQPLETEAEVGSDGKLRVTVRRSSASRSDVFKPTAWLSPRPSNLTNAEIYSLQSSRNPTPRGSSFNHADLYSMATGLGGGGRGSNFGSTDVYGLSAPLGLTPRPSNYEEDNKLPRFPYGGGGTAGNYPAPNPGMFSPKSGGGSGGKRANGQGGKRGGEDGGGGGRRDLHMFVWSSSTSPVSDVFGHNHDLPTGATHDKDQNHSKEGDHQLERDEFSFRNRRAENVEAGGGDAMPPTSVMTRLILIMVWRKLIRNPNTYSSLIGITWSLVSFRWNIEMPAIIAKSISILSDAGLGMAMFSLGLFMALQPRIIACGNSIATFAMAVRFLTGPAVMAAASLLIGLRGDLLRVAIVQAALPQGIVPFVFAKEYSLHPDILSTAVIFGMLIALPITLVYYILLGI; the protein is encoded by the exons ATGATCACGGGGTCGGACTTCTACCACGTCATGACGGCTATGGTGCCGCTGTACGTGGCGATGATCCTAGCCTTCGGCTCCGTCCGGTGGTGGCGCATCTTCACTCCGGACCAGTGCTCCGGCATCAACCGCTTCGTCGCCCTCTTCGCCGTCCCCCTCCTCTCCTTCCACTTCATCTCCTCCAACAACCCTTTTTCCATGAACCTCCGCTTCCTCGCCGCGGACTCACTCCAGAAGCTCCTTATCCTCCTCGCCCTTGCCCTCTGGTCCCACCTCTCCCGCCGCGGCTCCCTTGACTGGTCCATCACCCTCTTCTCCCTCGCCACCCTCCCCAACACCCTAGTCATGGGCATCCCCCTCCTCCGCGGCATGTACGGCCCCTACTCCGGTGACCTCATGGTCCAGATAGTCGTCCTCCAGTGCATCATCTGGTACACTCTTATGCTTTTCCTGTTCGAGTACCGTGCCGCGCGAACCCTCATCTCCAACCAGTTCCCTGGAGCCGCCGCCGCGTCCATCGTCTCCATCCAAGTCGACCCTGACGTCGTCTCCCTAGATGGCTCCCGGCAGCCCCTCGAGACTGAGGCTGAGGTAGGCAGCGATGGCAAGCTCCGCGTCACCGTCCGCCGCTCCAGCGCCTCAAGGTCGGACGTCTTCAAGCCCACGGCATGGCTCTCCCCACGGCCGTCGAACCTGACCAATGCTGAGATCTACTCACTGCAGTCGTCACGGAACCCCACACCAAGGGGGTCCAGCTTCAACCATGCCGACCTCTACTCCATGGCCACTGGGCTCGGAGGCGGAGGGAGGGGGTCAAACTTCGGGTCCACCGACGTCTACGGCCTATCGGCGCCGCTCGGCCTGACGCCAAGGCCATCGAATTACGAGGAGGATAACAAGCTGCCGAGGTTCCCATATGGTGGAGGTGGCACGGCGGGTAATTACCCGGCCCCAAATCCAGGGATGTTCTCGCCAAAGAGCGGCGGTGGGAGCGGAGGGAAGAGGGCGAATGGGCAAGGAGGGAAGAGAGGGGGCGAagatggcggtggtggtggtcggagggaTCTCCACATGTTTGTCTGGAGCTCAAGCACTTCTCCAGTTTCTGACGTGTTCGGTCATAACCATGACTTGCCCACTGGTGCAACTCATGACAAAG ATCAGAATCATAGTAAAGAAGGTGATCATCAACTGGAGAGAGATGAGTTCAGCTTTAGAAACCGGAGGGCAGAGAACGTCGAAGCGGGCGGCGGGGATGCGATGCCACCAACGAGCGTGATGACGAGGCTGATCCTGATCATGGTGTGGAGGAAGCTTATCCGGAACCCTAACACCTACTCCAGCTTGATTGGCATCACTTGGTCCCTCGTCTCCTTCAG GTGGAACATCGAGATGCCTGCAATCATCGCCAAGTCCATTTCCATACTGTCAGATGCAGGACTTGGCATGGCCATGTTCAGTCTTG GATTGTTCATGGCATTGCAACCGAGGATCATAGCCTGCGGGAATTCCATCGCAACTTTTGCCATGGCTGTCAGATTCCTCACCGGTCCGGCCGTCATGGCCGCTGCCTCCCTTCTTATTGGCCTTAGGGGGGATCTCCTACGTGTCGCCATCGTACAG GCAGCTCTTCCACAGGGGATTGTCCCCTTTGTCTTTGCCAAAGAATACAGCCTACACCCCGACATTCTTAGCACAGC TGTAATATTCGGGATGTTGATCGCCTTGCCAATTACACTCGTCTACTACATTTTATTGGGCATATGA
- the LOC115741437 gene encoding probable auxin efflux carrier component 1c isoform X1 translates to MITGSDFYHVMTAMVPLYVAMILAFGSVRWWRIFTPDQCSGINRFVALFAVPLLSFHFISSNNPFSMNLRFLAADSLQKLLILLALALWSHLSRRGSLDWSITLFSLATLPNTLVMGIPLLRGMYGPYSGDLMVQIVVLQCIIWYTLMLFLFEYRAARTLISNQFPGAAAASIVSIQVDPDVVSLDGSRQPLETEAEVGSDGKLRVTVRRSSASRSDVFKPTAWLSPRPSNLTNAEIYSLQSSRNPTPRGSSFNHADLYSMATGLGGGGRGSNFGSTDVYGLSAPLGLTPRPSNYEEDNKLPRFPYGGGGTAGNYPAPNPGMFSPKSGGGSGGKRANGQGGKRGGEDGGGGGRRDLHMFVWSSSTSPVSDVFGHNHDLPTGATHDKVDQNHSKEGDHQLERDEFSFRNRRAENVEAGGGDAMPPTSVMTRLILIMVWRKLIRNPNTYSSLIGITWSLVSFRWNIEMPAIIAKSISILSDAGLGMAMFSLGLFMALQPRIIACGNSIATFAMAVRFLTGPAVMAAASLLIGLRGDLLRVAIVQAALPQGIVPFVFAKEYSLHPDILSTAVIFGMLIALPITLVYYILLGI, encoded by the exons ATGATCACGGGGTCGGACTTCTACCACGTCATGACGGCTATGGTGCCGCTGTACGTGGCGATGATCCTAGCCTTCGGCTCCGTCCGGTGGTGGCGCATCTTCACTCCGGACCAGTGCTCCGGCATCAACCGCTTCGTCGCCCTCTTCGCCGTCCCCCTCCTCTCCTTCCACTTCATCTCCTCCAACAACCCTTTTTCCATGAACCTCCGCTTCCTCGCCGCGGACTCACTCCAGAAGCTCCTTATCCTCCTCGCCCTTGCCCTCTGGTCCCACCTCTCCCGCCGCGGCTCCCTTGACTGGTCCATCACCCTCTTCTCCCTCGCCACCCTCCCCAACACCCTAGTCATGGGCATCCCCCTCCTCCGCGGCATGTACGGCCCCTACTCCGGTGACCTCATGGTCCAGATAGTCGTCCTCCAGTGCATCATCTGGTACACTCTTATGCTTTTCCTGTTCGAGTACCGTGCCGCGCGAACCCTCATCTCCAACCAGTTCCCTGGAGCCGCCGCCGCGTCCATCGTCTCCATCCAAGTCGACCCTGACGTCGTCTCCCTAGATGGCTCCCGGCAGCCCCTCGAGACTGAGGCTGAGGTAGGCAGCGATGGCAAGCTCCGCGTCACCGTCCGCCGCTCCAGCGCCTCAAGGTCGGACGTCTTCAAGCCCACGGCATGGCTCTCCCCACGGCCGTCGAACCTGACCAATGCTGAGATCTACTCACTGCAGTCGTCACGGAACCCCACACCAAGGGGGTCCAGCTTCAACCATGCCGACCTCTACTCCATGGCCACTGGGCTCGGAGGCGGAGGGAGGGGGTCAAACTTCGGGTCCACCGACGTCTACGGCCTATCGGCGCCGCTCGGCCTGACGCCAAGGCCATCGAATTACGAGGAGGATAACAAGCTGCCGAGGTTCCCATATGGTGGAGGTGGCACGGCGGGTAATTACCCGGCCCCAAATCCAGGGATGTTCTCGCCAAAGAGCGGCGGTGGGAGCGGAGGGAAGAGGGCGAATGGGCAAGGAGGGAAGAGAGGGGGCGAagatggcggtggtggtggtcggagggaTCTCCACATGTTTGTCTGGAGCTCAAGCACTTCTCCAGTTTCTGACGTGTTCGGTCATAACCATGACTTGCCCACTGGTGCAACTCATGACAAAG TGGATCAGAATCATAGTAAAGAAGGTGATCATCAACTGGAGAGAGATGAGTTCAGCTTTAGAAACCGGAGGGCAGAGAACGTCGAAGCGGGCGGCGGGGATGCGATGCCACCAACGAGCGTGATGACGAGGCTGATCCTGATCATGGTGTGGAGGAAGCTTATCCGGAACCCTAACACCTACTCCAGCTTGATTGGCATCACTTGGTCCCTCGTCTCCTTCAG GTGGAACATCGAGATGCCTGCAATCATCGCCAAGTCCATTTCCATACTGTCAGATGCAGGACTTGGCATGGCCATGTTCAGTCTTG GATTGTTCATGGCATTGCAACCGAGGATCATAGCCTGCGGGAATTCCATCGCAACTTTTGCCATGGCTGTCAGATTCCTCACCGGTCCGGCCGTCATGGCCGCTGCCTCCCTTCTTATTGGCCTTAGGGGGGATCTCCTACGTGTCGCCATCGTACAG GCAGCTCTTCCACAGGGGATTGTCCCCTTTGTCTTTGCCAAAGAATACAGCCTACACCCCGACATTCTTAGCACAGC TGTAATATTCGGGATGTTGATCGCCTTGCCAATTACACTCGTCTACTACATTTTATTGGGCATATGA